A DNA window from Coffea arabica cultivar ET-39 chromosome 6c, Coffea Arabica ET-39 HiFi, whole genome shotgun sequence contains the following coding sequences:
- the LOC113691873 gene encoding UPF0057 membrane protein At2g24040-like, with translation MASRCEICCEIILAILLPPLGVCLRHGCCTVEFFICLVLTILGYVPGIIYALYAILFIDRDMSRGEYYEPLA, from the exons ATGGCGTCCAGATGTGAAATCTGCTGCGAGATTATACTGGCGATCCTCCTTCCCCCTCTCGGCGTTTGTCTCCGGCATGGCTGCTGCACT GTAGAGTTCTTTATCTGCTTAGTATTGACCATCCTCGGGTACGTTCCGGGAATAATCTATGCTCTCTACGCAATTCTCTTCATCGATCGGGATATGTCCCGCGGCGAGTACTATGAGCCCCTTGCCTAG
- the LOC113691964 gene encoding hydrophobic protein RCI2A-like, with protein MASRCEVFLEILIAIFIPPLGVCLRDGCCSCEFFICLVLTLLGYIPGIIYAVYAIVVRGSHPDDQWRPLTA; from the exons ATGGCATCTAGATGTGAAGTCTTCTTAGAGATCCTCATCGCAATATTCATCCCGCCACTCGGTGTTTGCCTAAGAGATGGCTGCTGCAGC TGCGAGTTCTTCATATGCTTGGTCCTGACGCTTTTAGGTTACATCCCGGGCATTATCTACGCCGTCTACGCCATAGTGGTTAGAGGCTCCCACCCGGACGATCAGTGGCGTCCTCTCACTGCAtag
- the LOC140008490 gene encoding uncharacterized protein — MEFKYRAVDEPPPPPPPQPYYRHPTASSSGYSYFTEQAIRAGYRIPSSGRANEYFNSGPGWANDCFNADFGQVNEYIRNRLDVREAIQRELEKERIREEIIAAERQALEAEVRREMMMERELAIRARRGRVDAFDRFSFPFGGAMEFQPRDVLFLHNKGQSLEERIAMSLEERLGMRERHETGRLGMVPLQHGSIEPKIKEFMSSPADVKKDKIVILAKPDASLLGAKRKAVPPEEEGAGDLSGGVSKKKVEEEWSCALCQVSATSERGLNDHIQGKKHKSKEAALRAQRNGNNIGIGTFPKKDIKPSVEAAHKVSSEMGLKSRGELSQFKQTRESSLLINSSTERTKENNVSISEESDKTDNTRKKNLGVQKAPNKGQKKKKICTFWCEMCQVGAYNESVMEAHRKGKKHMNRLQEADEATIGDDINNEDADGAVLGR; from the exons ATGGAATTCAAATATAGAGCTGTGGATGAACCACCGCCACCTCCGCCGCCGCAGCCGTATTACAGACACCCGACGGCGTCGTCCTCGGGCTACAGTTACTTCACTGAACAAGCCATCAGAg CGGGCTATAGAATTCCAAGCTCTGGAAGGGCCAATGAGTATTTCAATTCTGGCCCTGGATGGGCCAATGATTGTTTTAATGCGGATTTTGGACAAGTAAATGAGTACATTAGGAATCGACTCGATGTCCGTGAGGCAATTCAGAGAGAACTTGAGAAGGAGCGGATTAGGGAAGAAATCATTGCGGCGGAGAGACAAGCACTGGAGGCTGAAGTAAGGAGGGAGATGATGATGGAGAGAGAATTAGCCATTCGGGCCAGAAGAGGGCGAGTTGATGCATTTGATAGGTTTTCGTTTCCATTTGGAGGCGCAATGGAGTTTCAGCCGAGAGATGTTTTGTTTCTGCATAATAAAGGGCAGTCGTTAGAGGAGAGAATTGCAATGTCCCTAGAAGAGAGGCTAGGAATGAGGGAGAGACATGAGACTGGGAGACTTGGGATGGTGCCGCTTCAGCATGGAAGCATAGAGCCAAAGATTAAAGAGTTTATGTCATCTCCAGCAGACGTTAAAAAAGACAAAATTGTTATACTG GCTAAACCTGATGCATCACTTTTGGGAGCAAAGCGGAAAGCTGTTCCACCGGAGGAAGAGGGTGCAGGTGACCTCTCAGGTGGAGTTTCAAAGAAGAAAGTGGAGGAGGAATGGAGTTGTGCACTTTGTCAGGTTAGTGCCACAAGTGAGCGCGGCCTGAATGATCACATCCAAGGAAAGAAACACAAGTCCAAAGAAGCTGCTTTGAGGGCGCAGAGGAATGGCAATAATATTGGCATCGGCACATTCCCCAAGAAAGACATCAAGCCTTCAGTGGAAGCTGCTCATAAGGTCAGCTCAGAGATGGGACTGAAATCAAGGGGAGAACTGTCGCAGTTTAAACAAACTAGGGAATCTTCGCTTCTGATTAATTCAAGTACAGAACggacaaaagaaaataatgtGTCAATTTCAGAAGAAAGTGATAAGACGGACaatacaaggaagaaaaacttggGAGTTCAGAAAGCCCCCAACAAAgggcaaaagaagaagaaaatatgCACATTTTGGTGTGAGATGTGCCAAGTAGGAGCCTACAATGAAAGTGTGATGGAAGCACATAGAAAGGGGAAGAAGCATATGAACCGGCTTCAAGAAGCTGATGAAGCTACCATAGGAGATGATATAAATAATGAAGATGCTGATGGGGCTGTGTTAGGAAGATGA
- the LOC140008491 gene encoding uncharacterized protein translates to MSKKAKRVAGETSLPPYGGGGVYEDPKTRLKHQALLQDYQDLQKDTDDLRNKFDAAKQRKLRLMAEVRFLRRRHKYLLKMKSSNRLQELPLNIEKQHNLNGKGRISQKRETALFKLPPLPKPKPKGKMHSGKEAAMKNIAPILDLNRRQTLDSGKEANLCSSTPVSQLNLRKRIASGTEAAVPNSEATNNLNKIQKMQVANDITAFASRRQLFDLNQDTSLINGTSLGDKEATLCSRAPTFDLNEISTEEEEPQNNYEPSNGETKVGLMRGGNEEQSNDLKLSVCRNVGEGSSRIGKRKISWQDPVALRV, encoded by the exons ATGTCTAAGAAGGCCAAAAGGGTTGCAGGAGAAACATCCCTTCCTCCATATGGTGGTGGTGGTGTCTATGAGGACCCTAAGACCAGGCTGAAACATCAGGCTCTCTTGCAGGACTATCAGGACTTGCAGAAG GATACAGATGACCTGAGAAACAAATTTGACGCTGCAAAACAAAGGAAGCTGAGATTAATGGCTGAAGTTCg GTTTTTACGACGGAGACACAAGTATCTATTGAAGATGAAGTCATCGAACCGCTTGCAAGAACTGCCATTGAATATAGAGAAGCAACACAACTTGAATGGCAAGGGTCGCATTTCGCAGAAGAGGGAAACTGCTTTGTTTAAGTTGCCTCCTCTTCCAAAACCTAAACCCAAAGGAAAGATGCACTCTGGGAAGGAAGCTGCTATGAAAAATATCGCTCCAATACTTGATTTGAACCGTAGGCAGACATTAGATAGTGGAAAGGAAGCTAACCTTTGTAGTTCAACTCCAGTTTCACAGTTGAACCTCAGAAAAAGGATAGCCAGTGGCACAGAAGCTGCAGTTCCAAACTCGGAAGCAACAAACAACTTgaacaaaatccaaaaaatgCAGGTGGCAAATGATATTACTGCCTTTGCAAGCAGAAGACAGCTATTTGATTTGAATCAGGATACCAGTCTTATTAATGGCACTAGTCTTGGTGATAAAGAAGCTACACTTTGTAGTCGAGCTCCAACCTTTGACTTGAATGAGATATCG ACCGAGGAAGAAGAACCACAGAATAATTACGAACCTTCAAATGGGGAGACTAAGGTAGGTTTGATGAGAGGTGGAAATGAAGAGCAGTCTAATGACCTCAAGTTATCCGTGTGTAGAAATGTTGGGGAAGGTTCATCTCGAATTGGGAAGCGAAAAATCTCGTGGCAAGACCCTGTTGCTTTGAGGGTTTGA